The Acidobacteriota bacterium genomic sequence TCTTCACCGCGTTTTTCTTCCGCAACCCGGAGCGGCGTGTTCCGGGCGATCCCGGCCTGGTGGTCTCTCCGGCGGACGGAAAGGTCGTGAAGATCGCGCGCCGGGAGGACGGCGAACAGACCCTCAGCATATTCCTCAGCATCTTTGACGTTCACATCAACCGTTCCCCCATAGACGGGGTGCTGGAGGATCTCCTGTACAAGCGGGGGAAATTCAAGGTGGCCTTCGACGAGGAGGCGTCCCGCGTCAACGAGCAGAACATCCTCACGATCTCGGGCGGCGGCGTGCGGCTGGTGGTCAAGCAGGTCGCCGGGATGATCGCGCGCCGGGTGATCTGCTGGAAGAAGCCGGGGGAGCCGGTCCGCCGGGGTGAGGTGATCGGACTGATCCGGTTCGGCTCGCGGGTGGATGTCGTCCTTCCGGAGGGGGTACGGATTCCGGTCAAGGTGGGCGACCGGGTCCGGGGCGGATCGAGCGTGATCGGAGAGTGCGTATGAGCGACCCGGTGCTCGAGGACACGG encodes the following:
- a CDS encoding phosphatidylserine decarboxylase, which codes for MASDAYRFLIPLLILGGLAAFFSLPLPAGILFVLALFTAFFFRNPERRVPGDPGLVVSPADGKVVKIARREDGEQTLSIFLSIFDVHINRSPIDGVLEDLLYKRGKFKVAFDEEASRVNEQNILTISGGGVRLVVKQVAGMIARRVICWKKPGEPVRRGEVIGLIRFGSRVDVVLPEGVRIPVKVGDRVRGGSSVIGECV